The Leclercia adecarboxylata genome has a segment encoding these proteins:
- a CDS encoding IS630-like element ISAhy2 family transposase: MPILPPLPRPQRRRIHKIIHATRDKGHARRLMAILLLHEGRTITDVHHLTGAARSTIGCWLRWYRDEGIDALEALPAGRAPVLPIAKIVTLLVLLMQFSPQDFGYQRSRWCTELLAIKINRLTGLNVAASTLRRWLPRMGIVWRRPVPTLRIKDPAYQEKMANIDAALARCDADNPVFYEDEVDIDLNPKLGADWMFRAQQKRVVTPGQNAKHYLAGVLHAGNGRVLYVSGIKKNSSLFIAMLEKLRHHYRRAKTITLILDNYIIHKSKQTERWLKKNPKFCLVFQPVYSPWVNHIERLWHKLHETITRNHQCRGMANLLARVKHFMDTVSPFPGNGYGTAKV, translated from the coding sequence ATGCCTATCCTACCACCTCTGCCACGACCACAACGGCGCCGCATTCACAAAATCATCCATGCCACCCGTGATAAAGGACATGCTCGTCGCTTGATGGCCATCTTGCTGTTACATGAAGGACGCACGATCACCGATGTTCATCACCTTACCGGCGCTGCGCGCTCGACCATCGGTTGTTGGCTTCGGTGGTATCGAGATGAAGGCATAGATGCGCTAGAAGCCTTACCGGCTGGCCGTGCCCCAGTCTTACCTATCGCCAAGATTGTCACCTTACTGGTGCTGCTCATGCAGTTTTCTCCGCAAGATTTTGGTTATCAGCGCAGCCGTTGGTGTACTGAACTATTGGCAATAAAAATCAATCGGTTAACAGGGCTCAATGTGGCAGCCTCCACGCTCCGCCGATGGTTACCTCGTATGGGCATTGTCTGGCGCAGGCCCGTGCCGACCTTGCGGATAAAAGACCCAGCCTATCAGGAAAAAATGGCGAATATCGACGCCGCGCTGGCCCGCTGTGATGCCGATAATCCGGTGTTTTATGAGGATGAAGTCGATATAGACCTCAATCCCAAATTAGGAGCCGACTGGATGTTCAGAGCGCAGCAAAAGCGGGTTGTCACACCGGGGCAGAATGCCAAGCATTATCTGGCAGGCGTTCTCCACGCAGGCAACGGAAGGGTGCTTTACGTCAGCGGGATCAAGAAAAACTCATCGCTGTTTATTGCCATGCTGGAAAAGCTGCGCCACCACTACCGACGAGCCAAAACCATCACGTTGATCCTCGATAACTACATCATTCACAAAAGCAAACAGACCGAGCGATGGTTGAAGAAGAATCCCAAGTTCTGCCTGGTGTTCCAGCCAGTTTACAGCCCTTGGGTTAATCACATAGAACGGCTATGGCACAAGTTACATGAAACCATCACGCGCAATCATCAATGCAGAGGGATGGCAAACCTGCTGGCCCGAGTGAAACACTTCATGGATACCGTGTCTCCTTTCCCGGGGAATGGCTATGGCACAGCGAAGGTGTAG
- the terC gene encoding tellurium resistance membrane protein TerC, whose product MVSTHIGFPTETVIVFIALSVGAIFIDLFMHRDDKPISLKSAALWSVFWVVVAMAFAGFLYIHHGAEVASLFVTGYALEKVLSVDNLFVMMAIFSWFAVPDRYRHRVLYWGIIGAIVFRGIFVAIGTSLLSLGPYVEVVFAIIVAWTAVMMLKSGDDDDEIEDYSQHLAYRMVKRFFPIWPKLRGHAFLLNQKEVDAELAKPENSDVTIGRGKKAALYATPLFLCVAVVELSDVMFAFDSVPAIIAVSREPLIVYSAMMFAILGLRTLYFVLEALKQYLVHLEKAVIVLLFFIAAKLGLNATDHIWHHGYSIAATTSLYVVLGVLALGILASVMFPGKPESEEKGS is encoded by the coding sequence ATGGTTTCCACACACATCGGCTTCCCGACTGAAACGGTCATTGTTTTTATTGCGCTTTCAGTCGGTGCCATCTTTATTGACCTGTTTATGCACCGTGATGACAAGCCTATTTCGCTGAAGAGTGCGGCGCTCTGGTCCGTATTCTGGGTTGTGGTTGCGATGGCATTTGCCGGTTTCCTCTATATCCACCACGGTGCTGAGGTTGCCAGTCTGTTTGTCACGGGTTATGCGCTGGAGAAAGTGCTGTCGGTCGATAACCTGTTCGTCATGATGGCCATCTTCTCCTGGTTCGCCGTTCCGGATCGTTATCGCCACCGTGTTCTCTACTGGGGGATCATTGGTGCCATTGTCTTCAGGGGCATCTTTGTCGCCATCGGTACGAGCCTGCTGAGTCTGGGGCCGTATGTTGAAGTTGTCTTCGCTATTATCGTTGCCTGGACAGCGGTCATGATGCTTAAAAGCGGTGATGACGATGATGAAATTGAGGATTACTCCCAGCATCTGGCTTACCGCATGGTTAAACGCTTCTTCCCTATCTGGCCGAAGCTCAGAGGGCATGCCTTCCTGCTTAACCAGAAGGAAGTGGATGCTGAACTGGCGAAACCAGAAAACAGCGATGTCACCATTGGCCGTGGTAAAAAAGCGGCGCTGTATGCGACCCCGCTGTTCCTGTGTGTGGCTGTGGTTGAACTCTCGGACGTAATGTTCGCGTTTGACTCGGTACCGGCAATCATTGCCGTCAGTCGTGAACCGCTTATCGTCTATAGTGCCATGATGTTTGCTATCCTGGGCCTGCGTACTCTGTACTTTGTCCTTGAGGCACTGAAACAGTACCTGGTTCATCTGGAGAAGGCCGTTATCGTGCTGCTGTTCTTCATCGCGGCAAAACTCGGCCTGAATGCGACCGATCACATCTGGCATCATGGTTACAGCATCGCGGCAACAACCAGCCTGTATGTTGTACTGGGTGTACTGGCGCTGGGCATTCTCGCAAGCGTCATGTTCCCGGGCAAACCTGAATCTGAGGAAAAGGGGAGTTAA
- a CDS encoding 3'-5' exonuclease gives MNEQEFPGGKPDDVYSVRTSMNTPPAEEEIEEERRLFYVGITRTKQQLNLVVPLDEGLARWLKNRWDSTPKKSPIATRFVYEAGWTACAVTSDAIYNSTVEKQKADFSKFHQWYLRDLQRLKV, from the coding sequence CTGAATGAGCAGGAATTTCCTGGCGGCAAACCCGATGATGTTTACAGCGTTCGCACATCGATGAACACCCCTCCGGCCGAAGAGGAAATCGAGGAGGAACGTCGGCTGTTTTATGTCGGTATCACTCGCACAAAACAGCAGCTAAATCTGGTGGTCCCTCTTGATGAAGGGCTTGCGCGGTGGCTCAAAAACCGCTGGGATAGCACCCCGAAGAAGTCACCGATAGCTACTCGCTTCGTCTATGAGGCTGGCTGGACTGCTTGTGCGGTTACCAGTGATGCGATCTATAACAGCACGGTAGAGAAACAGAAGGCTGACTTCAGCAAGTTTCACCAATGGTATCTAAGAGATCTTCAGCGGCTAAAAGTCTAG
- the terD gene encoding tellurium resistance membrane protein TerD translates to MSVSLSKGGNVSLSKAAPSMKNVLVGLGWDARSTDGQDFDLDASAFLLASNGKVRGDSDFIFYNNLTSSDGSVTHTGDNRTGEGDGDDESLKIKLDAVPSEVDKIIFVVTIHDAQARRQSFGQVSGAFIRLVNDDNQTEVARYDLTEDASTETAMLFGELYRHNGEWKFRAVGQGYAGGLASVCAQYGINAS, encoded by the coding sequence ATGAGTGTTTCTCTTTCCAAAGGCGGGAACGTCTCCCTAAGTAAAGCAGCTCCGTCAATGAAAAACGTCCTGGTGGGCCTTGGCTGGGATGCGCGTTCAACAGACGGTCAGGACTTTGACCTGGATGCTTCAGCATTCCTGCTGGCCTCAAACGGCAAAGTGCGCGGCGATTCAGATTTCATCTTCTATAACAACCTGACGTCATCCGACGGTTCCGTAACGCACACCGGCGATAACCGCACCGGTGAGGGCGATGGTGATGATGAATCGCTGAAAATTAAACTGGACGCCGTCCCGTCTGAAGTTGACAAGATCATCTTCGTTGTGACCATCCACGATGCTCAGGCTCGTCGCCAGAGCTTTGGTCAGGTATCCGGTGCGTTTATTCGTCTGGTTAATGACGATAACCAGACTGAAGTTGCTCGCTACGATCTGACCGAAGATGCGTCCACTGAGACTGCCATGCTGTTCGGCGAGCTGTATCGCCACAATGGTGAGTGGAAATTCCGCGCAGTAGGTCAGGGTTATGCTGGTGGTCTGGCATCTGTATGTGCTCAGTACGGCATTAACGCGTCCTGA
- a CDS encoding DUF7706 family protein, giving the protein MEGIETLSLQLDENETMALAQLVKRLSWSDLRGCAVSDEEAWVMKSAIEKLQQALREEGYAPR; this is encoded by the coding sequence GTGGAAGGTATTGAGACACTGAGTTTGCAGCTTGATGAGAATGAAACTATGGCCCTTGCTCAATTAGTTAAACGTCTGAGCTGGAGCGATCTTCGTGGCTGTGCTGTGAGTGACGAAGAAGCCTGGGTAATGAAAAGCGCAATTGAAAAATTACAACAGGCGTTAAGGGAAGAAGGTTATGCGCCTCGATGA
- a CDS encoding ISAs1-like element ISAs12 family transposase — MSIDAVFAQFFDNIHDPRQHAKIYYPFYDVLFLTVCAVIGGAEGWEDIEDFGEVHLPWFQSKGLFKNGIPVHDTIARIISGIKPEPFQAAFVRWTQAINQHTDGALVAIDGKTLRSSYDREDRTSTIHMVSAYAAANKLVLGQIKTDAKSNEITAIPELLALLDIKGCLVSIDAMGCQTEIAETILQQGGDYLLAVKGNQPKLFEAVRQALAPLAATPLCAETMTLEKAHGRIDGREYHVMAAGELAAQFPHWKQLHSIGVAISYRVENMQKITIEQRYFISSKALVQDEFARAVRGHWAIENSLHWVLDVTMGEDDCPIYRGDAAEILACIRHMGLNMLRAETSRKASVRRKQKIAGMSSEYLETVLNAGLKKLGEI, encoded by the coding sequence ATGTCTATTGATGCCGTTTTCGCTCAGTTCTTCGACAATATTCACGACCCTCGCCAGCATGCCAAGATTTATTATCCCTTCTACGATGTCCTGTTTCTCACCGTCTGTGCCGTGATCGGCGGGGCTGAGGGCTGGGAAGATATTGAGGATTTCGGCGAGGTTCATCTTCCCTGGTTTCAATCCAAGGGACTGTTTAAAAACGGCATTCCTGTCCATGACACCATTGCCAGGATCATCTCCGGCATCAAACCAGAGCCGTTTCAGGCCGCCTTTGTGCGGTGGACTCAAGCCATTAACCAGCACACCGATGGCGCCCTGGTCGCTATCGATGGCAAAACCCTGCGCAGTTCCTATGACCGTGAGGATCGAACGTCGACCATTCACATGGTCAGTGCCTATGCCGCCGCCAATAAGCTGGTGCTCGGACAGATAAAAACCGACGCCAAGTCCAATGAAATTACCGCTATTCCCGAGTTGCTGGCGCTGCTCGACATCAAAGGCTGCCTGGTATCCATCGATGCGATGGGGTGCCAGACCGAGATCGCCGAGACCATCCTTCAGCAAGGTGGCGATTACTTATTGGCCGTCAAAGGCAACCAACCCAAGTTGTTCGAGGCGGTTCGACAGGCCCTCGCCCCGCTGGCGGCCACCCCGTTATGCGCAGAGACGATGACGCTTGAGAAGGCTCATGGCCGCATCGATGGTCGTGAGTACCATGTCATGGCGGCGGGCGAGTTGGCCGCCCAGTTTCCTCATTGGAAACAGTTGCACAGCATTGGCGTGGCCATCTCCTATCGCGTTGAAAATATGCAAAAAATTACCATAGAGCAGCGTTATTTCATCAGTTCCAAAGCGTTGGTGCAGGATGAGTTTGCGCGAGCGGTGCGTGGGCACTGGGCCATCGAAAATAGCCTGCACTGGGTGCTGGACGTCACGATGGGCGAGGATGATTGCCCGATTTATCGCGGTGATGCCGCAGAGATTTTGGCGTGCATCCGGCACATGGGGCTGAACATGCTCAGGGCCGAGACTTCACGCAAGGCGAGCGTAAGACGGAAGCAAAAAATCGCAGGAATGAGCAGTGAATATCTGGAAACGGTACTCAATGCGGGTCTCAAAAAACTGGGTGAAATTTAA
- a CDS encoding IS110-like element IS4321 family transposase: MENIALIGIDLGKNSFHIHCQDRRGKAVYRKKFTRPKLIEFLATCPATTIAMEACGGSHFMARKLEELGHSPKLISPQFVRPFVKSNKNDFVDAEAICEAASRPSMRFVQPRTESQQAMRALHRVRESLVQDKVKTTNQMHAFLLEFGISVPRGAAVISRLSTILEDNSLPLYLSQLLLKLQQHYHYLVEQIKDLESQLKRKLDEDEVGQRLLSIPCVGTLTASTISTEIGDGKQYASSRDFAAATGLVPRQYSTGGRTTLLGISKRGNKKIRTLLVQCARVFIQKLEHQSGKLADWVRDLLCRKSNFVVTCALANKLARIAWALTARQQTYVA; encoded by the coding sequence ATGGAAAACATTGCGCTCATTGGTATCGATCTGGGTAAAAACTCTTTCCATATTCATTGCCAGGATCGTCGCGGGAAGGCTGTTTACCGTAAAAAATTTACCCGGCCAAAGTTGATCGAATTTTTGGCGACATGCCCCGCTACAACCATCGCAATGGAAGCCTGTGGCGGTTCTCACTTTATGGCACGCAAGTTGGAAGAGTTGGGGCATTCCCCAAAGCTGATATCACCACAATTTGTCCGCCCGTTCGTTAAAAGCAATAAAAACGACTTTGTCGACGCCGAAGCTATTTGTGAAGCTGCATCGCGTCCGTCTATGCGTTTTGTGCAGCCCAGAACGGAATCTCAGCAGGCAATGCGGGCTCTGCATCGTGTCCGTGAATCCCTGGTTCAGGATAAGGTAAAAACAACCAATCAAATGCATGCTTTTCTGCTGGAATTTGGCATTAGCGTTCCCCGAGGAGCTGCCGTTATTAGCCGACTGAGTACCATTCTTGAGGATAATAGTTTGCCTCTTTACCTCAGCCAGTTATTGCTGAAATTACAACAGCATTATCACTATCTTGTTGAGCAGATTAAAGATTTGGAATCCCAGTTGAAACGAAAGTTGGACGAAGATGAGGTTGGACAGCGCTTGCTGAGCATTCCCTGCGTCGGAACACTGACAGCGAGTACTATTTCAACTGAGATTGGCGACGGGAAGCAGTACGCCAGCAGCCGTGACTTTGCGGCGGCAACAGGGCTTGTACCTCGGCAGTACAGCACGGGAGGTAGGACGACATTGCTGGGAATTAGTAAGCGAGGTAATAAAAAGATCCGAACTTTGTTGGTTCAATGTGCCAGGGTATTCATACAAAAACTGGAACACCAGTCTGGCAAATTGGCCGATTGGGTCAGGGATTTACTGTGCCGGAAAAGCAACTTTGTCGTCACTTGTGCTCTGGCAAACAAGCTGGCCAGAATAGCCTGGGCCCTAACGGCACGACAGCAAACTTATGTAGCATAA
- a CDS encoding vWA domain-containing protein — MNLQSGQNIPLQQSAIRLNLQYPTKSGFKGEPDTCLFLLNAQGKVSGDSDFIFYNNLSSPEGAVKLVTGSQQSSIEIALDRVPANISKIAITVVIDGEDTISGLSSLSMQAQGIAEFQAETQGRSEKAIILGEVYRHNGAWKLRALGQGFNGGLEPLAISYGVDVAQPAPQPAKPARISLEKKLETRSPRLVSLAKKASVSLTKNKLDTLEAAVAFVLDASGSMSGQFSKGNVQSVLDRIAVLAAQFDDDGEMDVWGFGEKHKKYPNVTLDNLDTYIQSIRGAGKRSAWENLPGLGGTNNEPPVMEEIVDYFKDSKIPVYVVFITDGGISKTRAIKDAIRRSANYPIFWKFVGLGGSSYGILKNLDDFTDRRVDNTHFFAMDDFGSISDEKLYDNLLEEFRPWIDETKRLGIL, encoded by the coding sequence GTGAATCTACAATCCGGACAAAACATACCACTTCAGCAATCTGCGATCAGGCTGAATCTTCAGTACCCTACCAAATCCGGCTTTAAAGGCGAACCCGATACCTGCCTGTTCCTGCTTAATGCTCAGGGAAAGGTCAGCGGCGATTCTGACTTTATCTTTTACAATAATCTGTCTTCTCCTGAAGGGGCAGTAAAGCTCGTTACCGGTTCTCAGCAGTCCAGCATTGAGATAGCACTGGATCGTGTTCCTGCGAACATCAGTAAAATTGCAATCACAGTTGTCATTGATGGTGAAGATACCATCAGTGGGCTCAGTTCGTTGAGCATGCAGGCTCAAGGAATCGCTGAGTTCCAGGCTGAGACTCAGGGCCGCAGTGAGAAAGCAATTATCCTGGGTGAAGTATATCGGCACAATGGCGCCTGGAAGCTTCGTGCGCTCGGGCAGGGTTTCAACGGTGGTCTTGAGCCTCTGGCCATTAGCTATGGCGTTGATGTCGCACAGCCAGCTCCGCAGCCAGCAAAGCCTGCTCGTATCAGTCTGGAAAAGAAACTGGAAACCAGATCTCCGCGCCTTGTAAGCCTCGCTAAAAAAGCCTCGGTCAGTCTTACTAAAAATAAACTGGACACCCTTGAGGCAGCGGTTGCATTTGTACTTGACGCATCCGGCTCAATGAGTGGCCAGTTCAGTAAGGGTAACGTTCAGTCTGTGTTGGACCGCATCGCCGTTCTTGCCGCCCAGTTCGACGACGACGGTGAAATGGATGTCTGGGGATTTGGAGAGAAGCATAAGAAGTATCCAAACGTCACACTGGACAACCTGGACACATATATTCAGTCCATTCGCGGGGCTGGAAAGCGTTCAGCCTGGGAGAACCTGCCGGGCCTCGGAGGGACAAACAACGAGCCTCCTGTGATGGAAGAAATAGTCGACTACTTTAAGGACTCGAAAATCCCGGTGTATGTTGTATTTATTACCGATGGCGGGATCAGCAAGACCCGGGCGATTAAAGATGCAATCCGGCGTTCTGCCAACTACCCCATCTTCTGGAAGTTTGTCGGCCTGGGTGGTTCAAGCTACGGTATCCTCAAAAATCTGGATGACTTTACTGACCGCCGGGTTGATAACACCCACTTCTTTGCCATGGATGATTTCGGTTCGATTAGCGATGAAAAGTTATATGATAATCTACTGGAAGAATTCAGACCGTGGATCGATGAAACAAAAAGGTTAGGCATCCTTTAA
- a CDS encoding TerD family protein, with the protein MNLTPGGNAPVPAQELRVRITSGGQVDASAFRLYADGKVQGDADMVFYGQPRNDDGTVSLVSEGQYSTFTVALNRLKPDVQKIAFTVTCDGGQTVSGLRNLSIDVEQGATGLVSGSVELSGRQEAALILGEFYRRNNDWKFRFVAQGFNGGLKPLAEHFGVNIADEPAPAAPTPPVVTPPPVETKISLSKVSLTKEKPAISLTKRDNFGEIRINLNWHRGSGKSGFAGMFGSKGIDLDLGAFVELQDGYKSVIQALGNAFGDYRDEPYVQLKGDDRTGDVSDGEWLHINGREWKHIREVLIYAFIYEGVPSWDKTDGVVTIHVPDQPPIETRLTEGENRRTLCAIARLVNENGAIKVERINQYFKGQDEMDRAFGWGFRWSAGSK; encoded by the coding sequence ATGAACCTGACGCCGGGGGGCAATGCCCCCGTTCCAGCCCAGGAGTTGCGGGTCCGGATCACCTCGGGCGGCCAGGTGGATGCTTCGGCGTTTCGCCTGTATGCCGACGGGAAGGTGCAGGGTGATGCGGACATGGTGTTTTATGGTCAGCCACGTAACGATGATGGTACCGTCAGCCTGGTCAGTGAAGGCCAGTACTCAACCTTTACTGTCGCGCTCAACCGGCTGAAACCTGATGTCCAGAAAATTGCGTTCACCGTGACCTGTGACGGTGGGCAGACGGTGTCCGGTCTTCGTAATCTTTCCATCGACGTGGAGCAAGGGGCTACCGGCCTGGTTAGCGGCAGTGTCGAACTGAGCGGCCGTCAGGAAGCAGCCTTAATTCTGGGTGAATTTTACCGTCGTAATAATGACTGGAAATTCCGCTTCGTTGCGCAGGGGTTCAACGGTGGACTTAAACCGCTGGCAGAGCATTTCGGCGTAAATATTGCCGACGAACCGGCTCCCGCAGCCCCGACTCCTCCGGTTGTAACCCCTCCGCCAGTTGAGACAAAAATCAGCCTGAGCAAGGTATCGCTGACAAAAGAGAAGCCTGCAATCAGCCTGACCAAACGGGATAACTTCGGTGAAATCCGGATCAACCTGAACTGGCACCGGGGCAGCGGCAAATCAGGCTTTGCAGGCATGTTCGGCTCCAAAGGAATCGACCTGGATCTGGGGGCCTTTGTTGAGCTTCAGGACGGGTATAAATCGGTCATTCAGGCGCTCGGTAATGCATTCGGTGATTATCGCGATGAACCGTATGTTCAGCTCAAGGGCGATGACCGGACGGGTGATGTATCAGACGGCGAGTGGCTGCATATCAATGGACGTGAATGGAAGCATATCCGCGAAGTGCTGATTTACGCCTTTATTTATGAAGGTGTTCCCAGCTGGGACAAGACTGATGGTGTGGTCACCATTCATGTGCCGGATCAACCGCCCATTGAGACCCGCCTGACCGAAGGTGAAAACCGTCGCACATTGTGCGCCATTGCCAGACTCGTAAACGAAAACGGCGCAATTAAAGTCGAGCGAATTAACCAGTACTTCAAAGGCCAGGACGAAATGGACCGGGCATTTGGCTGGGGATTTCGCTGGAGCGCCGGTTCTAAATAA
- a CDS encoding tellurite resistance TerB family protein produces MSFFDKVKGAINSGRDELTRQVGRFKNKKFMQGTVAVCARIAVSSDGVSSEEKQKMMGFLRSSEELKVFDTNEVIEFFNKLVSSFDFDVEIGKGETMKYILALKDQPEAAQLALRVGIAVAKSDGNFDQDEKLASREIAIALGFDPAEFGL; encoded by the coding sequence ATGAGCTTTTTCGACAAAGTTAAAGGTGCCATTAACTCAGGCCGTGACGAACTGACCCGCCAGGTTGGCCGTTTCAAAAACAAAAAATTCATGCAGGGCACCGTTGCTGTATGTGCCCGTATTGCCGTATCGAGTGACGGCGTAAGTTCGGAAGAAAAGCAGAAAATGATGGGCTTTCTGCGCTCTTCAGAAGAGCTGAAGGTCTTCGATACCAATGAGGTGATTGAGTTCTTCAATAAACTGGTTTCAAGCTTCGATTTCGATGTTGAAATCGGCAAGGGCGAAACCATGAAATACATCCTGGCGCTGAAAGATCAGCCTGAGGCCGCTCAGCTGGCCTTACGTGTTGGTATTGCCGTTGCGAAAAGTGACGGTAACTTCGATCAGGACGAGAAACTGGCCTCCCGCGAGATCGCTATCGCGTTGGGCTTCGACCCGGCTGAATTTGGCCTCTGA
- a CDS encoding TerD family protein produces the protein MAVSLVKGGNVSLTKEAPTMNVAMVGLGWDARVTDGQGFDLDASVFAVGEDGKVLSDAHFIFFNNKTSPDGAVEHQGDNRTGEGDGDDEQVKIDLTKVSADIKKLVFAVTIYDAEARKQNFGMVSNSFMRVYNNDNGTEIARFDLSEDASTETAMVFGELYRHGAEWKFKAVGQGFAGGLAALASQHGVNI, from the coding sequence ATGGCAGTTTCTCTCGTAAAAGGCGGCAATGTATCTCTGACCAAAGAAGCACCAACCATGAATGTTGCTATGGTTGGCCTAGGCTGGGATGCCCGTGTAACCGATGGTCAGGGTTTTGACCTGGACGCTTCCGTGTTCGCAGTAGGCGAAGACGGTAAAGTGTTGTCAGATGCGCATTTCATTTTCTTCAATAACAAAACCAGCCCTGATGGCGCGGTAGAGCACCAGGGCGACAACCGTACCGGTGAAGGCGACGGCGACGATGAGCAGGTCAAAATCGATCTGACCAAAGTCTCAGCAGATATCAAAAAACTGGTGTTTGCCGTTACCATCTATGATGCAGAAGCGCGTAAACAAAACTTCGGCATGGTGAGCAACAGCTTCATGCGCGTTTACAACAACGACAACGGCACGGAAATTGCCCGTTTCGATCTGTCTGAAGATGCCTCAACCGAAACCGCTATGGTCTTCGGTGAACTGTATCGTCATGGCGCTGAGTGGAAGTTTAAAGCTGTCGGTCAGGGCTTTGCCGGTGGCCTGGCGGCTCTTGCCTCCCAGCACGGCGTTAACATCTAA